In Streptomyces sclerotialus, one genomic interval encodes:
- a CDS encoding DUF6519 domain-containing protein, with protein MHADLSRITFRPDARYSAVLAQQGRVQLDADTNEQTAIQLYQARVTATDLIGQHGGPAGDAGFKIDMTGGSRELDDLSISPGRYYVDGILVEAYRPQPGVPVPDPAEADAKDDDKDGESAAAEPPATWTYWDQPDAYRDAERPEDRLPTQFPYLAYLKVWERSVTAAEDPALREVALGAALPDTAARLKVVWQVLPLPGGELDIEGDETKKAPVREAFRKWVAEQRKATARLAVRSERPDHADDDPCLVKPDARYRGPENQLYRVEIHDGGAAKDATFKWSRENGSVTFPVDGLDGTWVELATLGNDDKLDLDVGDLVEFVDSAVASRLEAHPLLRVEELDLPGRRVRLSGEPAQGVGRRPELHPYLRRWDQREGGRAQERQTKKGAAGQLRNGAVRVEEGAWLPLEDGVEVYFAAGGTYRTGDFWLVPARTATGSVEWPTDAARRPLLQGPLGPQVHYAPLGWVMGEKTVSDLRLAFKPLAAEIAAASEEELAAEEEARAADAAAEAENEPADVASAGPAHGAALRSQTTAEAEALSEEG; from the coding sequence ATGCACGCAGATCTCTCCCGCATCACCTTCCGGCCGGACGCCCGGTACTCCGCGGTCCTCGCCCAGCAGGGCCGCGTCCAGCTGGACGCGGACACCAACGAGCAGACCGCGATCCAGCTCTACCAGGCCCGGGTGACCGCCACCGACCTGATCGGGCAGCACGGCGGCCCGGCCGGCGACGCCGGCTTCAAGATCGACATGACGGGCGGCAGCCGCGAGCTGGACGACCTGTCGATCAGCCCCGGCCGGTACTACGTCGACGGCATCCTGGTCGAGGCGTACCGGCCGCAGCCGGGCGTCCCCGTACCGGACCCGGCCGAGGCCGACGCCAAGGACGACGACAAGGACGGCGAGAGCGCGGCCGCCGAGCCGCCGGCCACCTGGACGTACTGGGACCAGCCCGACGCCTACCGCGACGCGGAGCGCCCCGAGGACCGGCTGCCCACCCAGTTCCCGTACCTGGCCTACCTCAAGGTCTGGGAGCGCTCGGTCACCGCGGCCGAGGACCCGGCGCTGCGCGAGGTCGCGCTCGGCGCGGCGCTGCCGGACACCGCGGCCCGGCTCAAGGTCGTCTGGCAGGTGCTGCCGCTGCCCGGCGGCGAGCTGGACATCGAGGGCGACGAGACGAAGAAGGCCCCGGTCCGCGAGGCGTTCCGCAAGTGGGTCGCCGAGCAGCGCAAGGCCACCGCGCGGCTCGCCGTGCGCAGCGAACGCCCCGACCACGCCGACGACGACCCGTGCCTGGTCAAGCCGGACGCGCGGTACCGCGGCCCGGAGAACCAGCTGTACCGGGTGGAGATCCACGACGGTGGCGCCGCCAAGGACGCCACCTTCAAGTGGTCCCGCGAGAACGGCTCGGTGACCTTCCCGGTCGACGGCCTGGACGGCACCTGGGTCGAGCTGGCCACCCTGGGCAACGACGACAAGCTGGACCTGGACGTCGGCGACCTGGTGGAGTTCGTGGACTCCGCCGTCGCCAGCCGCCTGGAGGCGCACCCGCTGCTGCGCGTCGAGGAACTGGACCTGCCGGGACGCCGGGTACGCCTCTCCGGCGAGCCCGCGCAGGGCGTCGGGCGGCGGCCCGAGCTCCACCCGTACCTGCGCCGCTGGGACCAGCGCGAGGGCGGCCGTGCCCAGGAGCGGCAGACGAAGAAGGGCGCCGCGGGACAGCTGCGGAACGGCGCGGTGCGCGTCGAGGAGGGCGCCTGGCTGCCGCTGGAGGACGGCGTCGAGGTCTACTTCGCGGCCGGCGGCACGTACCGCACCGGTGACTTCTGGCTGGTCCCGGCGCGTACGGCCACCGGCAGCGTCGAGTGGCCGACCGACGCGGCCCGCCGCCCGCTGCTCCAGGGACCGCTCGGGCCGCAGGTGCACTACGCGCCGCTGGGCTGGGTGATGGGCGAGAAGACCGTGTCCGACCTGCGGCTGGCGTTCAAGCCGCTGGCGGCGGAGATCGCCGCGGCGAGCGAGGAGGAACTCGCCGCCGAGGAGGAGGCACGGGCCGCCGACGCCGCCGCCGAAGCGGAGAACGAGCCGGCCGACGTGGCGTCAGCGGGTCCGGCGCACGGCGCGGCACTCCGCTCGCAGACGACGGCGGAGGCGGAGGCCCTGTCGGAGGAAGGCTGA
- a CDS encoding VWA domain-containing protein, with amino-acid sequence MTSETDGTHHADERLRRWRLVLGGGEGDGTGCELRGRDAAMDGALGALYGEGPGAGDGGGPGGRGNRIGGGTQSAGLGGSAPAVARWLGDIRRYFPASVVQVMQRDAIDRLGLSTLLLEPELLEAVEADVHLVGTLLSLHKAMPETTKETARAVVRKVVEQLEKRLATRTRATLTGALDRSARISRPRHRDIDWDRTIRANLKNYLPEHRTVVPERLIGHGRAAQSLKKEVILCIDQSGSMAASVVYASVFGAVLASMRALSTRLVVFDTSVVDLTDQIDDPVDVLFGTQLGGGTDINRALAYCQSRITRPTETVVVLISDLYEGGIRHKMVKRVAAMKASGVQFVTLLALSDEGAPAYDREHAAALGALGAPAFACTPDLFPEVMAAALEKRPLPVPDTTA; translated from the coding sequence ATGACCAGCGAGACGGACGGCACCCACCACGCCGACGAGCGCCTGCGGCGTTGGCGGCTGGTGCTGGGCGGGGGAGAGGGCGACGGTACCGGGTGTGAACTGCGGGGGCGGGACGCCGCGATGGACGGTGCCCTCGGTGCGCTGTACGGCGAGGGGCCCGGCGCCGGGGACGGGGGAGGGCCCGGTGGGCGCGGCAACCGGATAGGCGGCGGGACGCAGTCGGCGGGGCTCGGCGGATCCGCGCCCGCCGTGGCCCGCTGGCTCGGCGACATCCGGCGCTACTTCCCGGCCTCCGTCGTCCAGGTGATGCAGCGGGACGCGATCGACCGGCTGGGCCTGTCCACGCTGCTGCTGGAGCCGGAGCTGCTCGAGGCCGTGGAGGCCGACGTACACCTGGTCGGCACCCTGCTCTCGCTGCACAAGGCCATGCCCGAGACGACGAAGGAGACCGCCCGGGCGGTCGTGCGCAAGGTCGTCGAGCAGCTGGAGAAGCGGCTGGCTACCCGGACGCGGGCCACCCTGACCGGCGCGCTGGACCGTTCCGCGCGGATCAGCCGGCCTCGCCACCGCGACATCGACTGGGACCGCACGATCCGCGCGAACCTCAAGAACTACCTGCCCGAACACCGCACGGTCGTGCCGGAACGGCTGATCGGTCACGGGCGGGCCGCACAGTCCCTCAAGAAGGAGGTCATCCTCTGCATCGATCAGTCAGGTTCCATGGCGGCGTCCGTCGTGTACGCCTCGGTGTTCGGGGCCGTACTCGCGTCCATGCGCGCGCTCTCCACCCGGCTGGTGGTCTTCGACACCTCGGTCGTCGACCTCACCGACCAGATCGACGATCCGGTGGACGTGCTCTTCGGGACGCAGCTGGGTGGCGGTACGGACATCAACCGCGCACTGGCGTACTGCCAGTCGAGGATCACCCGGCCGACGGAGACGGTCGTCGTGCTCATCAGCGACCTGTACGAGGGCGGGATACGCCACAAGATGGTCAAGCGGGTCGCGGCGATGAAGGCGTCCGGCGTGCAGTTCGTGACGCTGCTCGCGCTGTCGGACGAGGGGGCGCCCGCGTACGACAGGGAGCATGCGGCGGCTCTCGGGGCGCTGGGTGCACCGGCGTTCGCCTGTACGCCCGATCTGTTCCCGGAGGTGATGGCGGCCGCGCTGGAGAAGCGCCCGCTGCCGGTCCCCGACACGACGGCGTGA
- a CDS encoding peptidoglycan-binding protein, whose protein sequence is MAEPLSASRLVEVLRKEGLTVHEVRNWRRHNRNSKGPWGPLNGVMIHHTVTKGTESSVNLCYEGRSGLPGPLCHGVIDKKGEVWLVGNGRANHAGLGDSDVLRAVVNESKLPNDNAANTDGNRHFYGFECINLGDGDDPWPEEQKAAIEKVSAAICRAHGWTERSVIGHKEWQPGKTDPRGFTMDGMRDRIKKRLAGKPGGGKDEKPAPEKPAPEKPAPERPRPGTRYERFPGSGFFQAGAHSPIITAMGKRLVAEGCSRYEEGPGPYWTEADRQSYAAWQRKLGFSGKDADGVPGKVSWDRLKVPKS, encoded by the coding sequence ATGGCCGAGCCGCTGAGCGCGTCGCGTTTGGTGGAGGTCCTGCGCAAGGAGGGCCTGACCGTCCATGAAGTCCGCAACTGGCGCCGCCACAACAGGAATTCCAAAGGCCCGTGGGGCCCGCTGAACGGCGTGATGATCCACCACACCGTCACCAAGGGCACCGAAAGCTCCGTCAACCTCTGCTACGAGGGCCGGTCCGGACTGCCCGGACCGCTGTGCCACGGCGTCATCGACAAGAAGGGCGAGGTGTGGCTGGTCGGCAACGGCCGCGCCAACCACGCGGGGCTCGGCGACTCCGACGTCCTGCGGGCCGTGGTCAACGAGTCGAAGCTGCCGAACGACAACGCGGCCAACACCGACGGGAACCGCCACTTCTACGGCTTCGAGTGCATCAACCTCGGCGACGGCGACGATCCCTGGCCCGAGGAGCAGAAGGCCGCCATCGAGAAGGTGTCGGCGGCGATCTGCCGGGCGCACGGCTGGACCGAGAGATCCGTCATCGGCCACAAGGAGTGGCAGCCGGGCAAGACGGACCCGCGCGGCTTCACGATGGACGGGATGCGGGACCGCATCAAGAAGCGGCTCGCGGGCAAGCCCGGCGGCGGCAAGGACGAGAAGCCCGCACCGGAGAAGCCGGCGCCCGAGAAGCCGGCACCGGAAAGGCCCCGCCCCGGCACCCGTTACGAGCGGTTCCCCGGCAGCGGCTTCTTCCAGGCCGGGGCGCACAGCCCGATCATCACCGCGATGGGCAAGCGGCTGGTCGCCGAGGGCTGCTCGCGCTACGAGGAGGGCCCGGGCCCGTACTGGACCGAGGCGGACCGGCAGTCCTACGCCGCCTGGCAGCGCAAGCTCGGCTTCTCGGGCAAGGACGCGGACGGCGTACCGGGCAAGGTGAGCTGGGACCGGCTGAAGGTACCGAAGTCCTAG